The proteins below come from a single Carnobacterium divergens DSM 20623 genomic window:
- a CDS encoding DUF871 domain-containing protein: MGKLGVSIYPERSTFEQDKKYLDLAHQYGYKRVFTSLLEVDGDGDAVLNGFKKVIAYANSLDMEVMVDINPALFEQLKISYDDLSFFHEMGAYGIRLDLGFTGQEEARMTRNPYGIKIEVNMSSGTNYIESIMSYSPNRENLLGSHNFYPHRYSGLEYNHFVFCSNQYRNHNLNTAAFVNSHEATFGPWPTQDGLCTLEDHRDLEIATQVKHYVLTDLIDDIIIGNAYASEAELKAMAEAFNAPYPSVKVDLDATISEVERKVILDELHSYRGDRSAYILRSTMTRIKYKDEAFPPHDTRDMIKGDLLVDNVDFGQYKGECQIALKEMKNTGRVNVVGRISEDELFLLDFLKPWSNFKLIENK; the protein is encoded by the coding sequence ATGGGAAAATTAGGAGTTTCAATCTATCCAGAACGTTCAACTTTTGAACAAGATAAAAAATATTTAGATTTAGCACATCAGTATGGCTACAAACGCGTTTTTACAAGTTTATTAGAAGTCGATGGTGATGGCGATGCCGTTTTAAATGGCTTTAAAAAAGTGATAGCTTACGCAAACAGTTTGGATATGGAAGTTATGGTGGATATTAATCCTGCTCTTTTTGAACAATTAAAAATATCCTACGATGATTTATCGTTTTTCCATGAAATGGGAGCATACGGCATTCGTTTAGATCTAGGTTTTACTGGTCAAGAAGAAGCACGTATGACGCGTAATCCTTATGGCATCAAAATTGAAGTAAACATGAGCTCTGGAACCAATTATATTGAAAGCATTATGAGTTACTCGCCAAATCGAGAAAACTTATTAGGGTCCCATAATTTTTATCCACATCGTTATTCTGGTTTGGAATACAATCATTTTGTATTTTGTTCAAATCAATACCGAAACCACAATCTTAACACTGCAGCCTTTGTAAATTCTCATGAGGCTACTTTTGGTCCTTGGCCAACCCAAGACGGTCTTTGTACATTAGAAGATCATCGTGATTTAGAGATTGCTACACAAGTTAAACATTATGTATTAACTGATTTGATTGATGACATCATTATCGGAAATGCTTATGCTTCTGAAGCTGAATTAAAAGCAATGGCAGAAGCGTTCAATGCCCCTTATCCATCTGTTAAGGTTGATTTAGATGCGACCATCAGTGAAGTGGAACGTAAGGTGATTCTTGATGAACTTCATAGTTATCGAGGCGATCGTTCGGCATATATTTTACGTTCAACAATGACTCGTATCAAATATAAAGACGAAGCTTTTCCACCACATGATACACGTGATATGATTAAAGGAGACTTATTAGTTGATAATGTTGATTTTGGACAATATAAAGGTGAGTGTCAAATCGCTTTGAAAGAAATGAAAAATACTGGACGTGTGAACGTTGTAGGCCGAATTAGCGAGGATGAATTATTTTTATTAGACTTCTTGAAACCATGGTCAAACTTTAAATTAATCGAAAATAAATAA
- a CDS encoding GntR family transcriptional regulator, producing MYLRIQPTSEIPIYTQLIYQIKKGIIKKELMPGESLPSVRSLASDIGINLHTVNKAYKLLVEEGVLVQQKKGFMVNPSVNLMMKEDQFKAFREKLEELIIDARIFNVSDEVLMDLKTEIMKILKESDEDDVV from the coding sequence ATGTATTTAAGAATTCAGCCAACAAGTGAAATTCCAATTTATACACAGCTGATTTATCAAATTAAAAAAGGGATCATAAAAAAAGAGCTGATGCCAGGTGAGTCGCTGCCAAGTGTTAGAAGTTTAGCAAGTGACATAGGTATTAATCTTCATACGGTAAACAAAGCATACAAATTACTTGTAGAAGAAGGAGTTCTAGTTCAACAAAAGAAGGGCTTTATGGTGAATCCTTCCGTCAATTTAATGATGAAGGAAGACCAATTCAAAGCATTTCGAGAAAAATTAGAAGAATTAATAATTGATGCCAGGATTTTTAATGTATCTGATGAAGTGCTAATGGATTTGAAAACAGAAATAATGAAAATATTGAAAGAGAGTGATGAAGATGATGTTGTTTAG
- a CDS encoding PLDc N-terminal domain-containing protein translates to MGDNWILFVPLIVIELGVTVTALIHVLTHDRYRFGNKGIWLTIVLLFQLIGSIVYFVLGKEDNE, encoded by the coding sequence ATGGGAGATAATTGGATACTATTTGTACCACTTATTGTAATCGAATTAGGGGTGACAGTGACTGCTCTTATTCATGTACTGACCCATGATCGATATCGTTTTGGAAATAAAGGGATTTGGCTAACGATCGTTTTGTTATTTCAGTTGATTGGATCAATTGTATATTTTGTTCTTGGAAAGGAGGATAATGAATGA
- a CDS encoding DUF1648 domain-containing protein — protein MKMMLFSCFMAGLLVLIGVINGLTPFYGRKTSQFGISLPNGFQNSGKIRTLKFRFLSLNIVAVVILALPFLWLGNSASSETMAKWSAVYLMLSMLIYFLISGFLFLRIRGQIKEYKKRIPKTAEVEEEIVVDTTYRNQRLVIPGSVILITNLFLIIITVGITFANFDKIPAIITTHWTIGNVADGFAEKSVKSLLALPALQVILMLVMYLSNYSFQKAKQQIDASKVSVSINQNRAFRFAWSVYMLLVSIMIQCFIMLVQFISIFDLMDTMNFQIIMIGFVGILIGGSLFLTVKYGQGGERYRKLEPSQSENQVVSNYDDDSHWKLGIFYFNPNDSAIWVEKRFGIGTSMNFARWQAWGMMVGVIVLPIAVIFLFS, from the coding sequence ATGAAGATGATGTTGTTTAGTTGTTTTATGGCAGGGTTATTGGTTTTAATTGGAGTGATTAATGGATTGACGCCTTTTTATGGAAGAAAAACGAGTCAATTTGGTATCTCGTTACCAAATGGTTTTCAAAACAGTGGGAAAATTAGAACACTAAAATTCCGATTTTTAAGTTTAAATATTGTGGCGGTAGTCATTTTAGCACTACCATTTCTATGGTTAGGAAATTCTGCTTCAAGTGAAACGATGGCCAAATGGAGCGCTGTTTATTTAATGCTAAGTATGCTTATTTATTTTTTAATCAGCGGATTTCTTTTTTTAAGGATTCGTGGCCAAATAAAAGAATATAAAAAAAGAATCCCAAAAACAGCAGAAGTTGAGGAAGAAATTGTAGTGGATACGACTTATCGTAACCAACGTTTAGTTATTCCTGGTTCAGTTATTTTAATTACAAATCTTTTCCTAATTATCATTACCGTAGGAATCACATTTGCAAATTTTGATAAAATTCCAGCCATTATTACGACCCATTGGACGATTGGAAATGTAGCCGATGGCTTTGCTGAAAAATCGGTTAAAAGTTTATTGGCGTTGCCTGCGCTCCAAGTTATTTTAATGTTAGTGATGTATCTTAGTAATTACTCCTTCCAAAAAGCAAAACAACAAATTGACGCGAGTAAAGTGAGTGTTTCAATTAACCAAAATCGAGCTTTTCGGTTTGCCTGGTCGGTATATATGTTGCTAGTGTCAATAATGATTCAATGTTTCATAATGTTGGTTCAATTTATCAGTATTTTTGATTTGATGGATACAATGAATTTTCAAATCATCATGATTGGATTTGTTGGGATTTTAATTGGTGGCAGTCTTTTCTTAACTGTAAAATATGGACAAGGAGGAGAGCGATACCGTAAATTGGAGCCCTCACAATCTGAAAATCAAGTTGTTTCTAACTATGATGATGACAGTCATTGGAAATTGGGTATTTTTTATTTTAATCCAAATGATTCAGCGATTTGGGTTGAAAAACGATTTGGTATTGGAACAAGTATGAATTTTGCAAGATGGCAGGCATGGGGGATGATGGTTGGAGTGATCGTGCTTCCAATTGCCGTGATTTTTCTATTTTCATAA
- a CDS encoding acyltransferase family protein codes for MENNKRLKKSRYMPGLDGLRAIAVLGVIFYHLTPHILPGGFLGVPIFFVLSGYLITDLLIQEFQQNKKISLKQFWKRRLNRLYPALLAMLILVTGWITLFQRELLLNIRGAIISSLLYLNNWWQIIQGESYFDRFATPSPFVHLWSLALEGQFYLVWPVIVVLATITIKKNSHIFYLFMGLSIISALLMAILFVPNGDPSRVYYGTDTRAFSLLIGSAISFVWPSTKLKEDVPLKAKLILESVGLVALAVLIFMMTTVMATNTFAYYGGMFLFSLVSGVLIGIVAHPATYLSRFLGMQPFKWLGQRSYGLYLWQYPVMVLYEVKIGDTSIHPMRHLLIQLFLIVLMTEASYSLIEMPFKKLNVKAILNWQVIVEKWHSLLNGSGLRGWLEKGSVAFICFTLLISTVGFIMAPTGENKSSTQLAEKIATNKAKLEEQKSTATKPKETVPLVEGITPAEMETASQMNATFIGDSVMLSVVEPLQVIFPKGTIDGEVGRQLYNTAPVIERLKAERKLGSPVILELGTNGAFTDSQMDELLNTIDNNTPIYLVNTQVPKNWKNSVNAGLVSASKRFKNVHLIDWNQYSKDRTDWFYNDGVHPNEEGAKHYAQLIAKTVLTEEVKKAPTK; via the coding sequence ATGGAAAATAATAAAAGATTAAAAAAAAGTCGATACATGCCTGGCTTAGATGGCTTACGTGCAATCGCCGTTTTGGGTGTCATCTTTTATCACCTAACGCCGCATATCTTGCCGGGAGGTTTTTTAGGAGTTCCCATTTTTTTTGTGTTATCGGGCTACCTGATTACAGACTTACTTATTCAAGAATTTCAACAAAATAAAAAGATCAGTTTAAAACAGTTTTGGAAGAGACGGTTGAATAGGCTTTATCCAGCGTTGTTAGCTATGTTAATTTTAGTGACAGGTTGGATTACGTTATTTCAACGGGAGCTTCTGTTAAATATTAGAGGTGCCATTATTAGCAGCTTGTTGTATTTAAACAATTGGTGGCAAATTATTCAAGGGGAGTCTTATTTTGATCGCTTTGCGACACCCTCCCCCTTTGTTCACCTTTGGTCTCTTGCCTTGGAAGGTCAATTTTACTTAGTTTGGCCAGTAATTGTAGTTTTAGCAACGATTACGATTAAGAAGAATAGTCATATATTTTACTTGTTTATGGGATTGTCTATTATTTCTGCTCTTTTAATGGCTATTTTATTTGTGCCAAATGGGGACCCAAGTCGAGTTTATTATGGAACAGATACAAGAGCCTTTTCACTTTTGATTGGATCAGCCATTTCTTTTGTATGGCCAAGTACCAAATTAAAAGAGGACGTTCCATTGAAGGCGAAACTGATTTTAGAATCTGTTGGACTTGTAGCATTGGCAGTATTGATTTTTATGATGACGACGGTAATGGCAACTAATACATTTGCTTATTATGGTGGAATGTTTTTGTTTAGTTTAGTCAGTGGTGTTTTAATTGGAATTGTTGCCCATCCTGCTACCTATCTGTCTCGTTTTTTAGGCATGCAACCTTTCAAATGGCTTGGTCAAAGGAGCTATGGGTTGTATTTATGGCAATATCCAGTGATGGTTTTGTACGAAGTGAAGATTGGAGATACAAGTATCCATCCAATGAGGCATTTACTAATTCAGTTATTTTTGATTGTGCTAATGACAGAAGCTTCATATAGTTTAATTGAAATGCCTTTTAAAAAATTAAATGTCAAAGCCATTTTGAATTGGCAAGTGATTGTTGAAAAATGGCATTCTTTATTGAATGGATCAGGTCTCAGAGGATGGCTTGAAAAAGGAAGTGTTGCATTTATTTGTTTCACGTTACTAATTTCTACAGTAGGCTTTATAATGGCGCCCACAGGTGAAAATAAATCATCCACACAGCTGGCAGAAAAAATAGCTACCAATAAAGCGAAACTTGAGGAACAAAAATCAACAGCAACTAAACCGAAAGAAACCGTTCCGCTTGTAGAGGGGATAACTCCAGCAGAAATGGAAACAGCTAGTCAAATGAATGCTACATTTATTGGCGATTCTGTTATGCTAAGCGTTGTCGAGCCGTTGCAAGTGATTTTTCCAAAAGGAACAATTGATGGAGAGGTTGGGCGCCAATTGTATAATACAGCCCCAGTTATCGAACGGTTAAAAGCAGAAAGAAAATTAGGAAGTCCAGTGATATTAGAATTAGGGACAAATGGTGCTTTTACAGATAGCCAAATGGATGAACTATTAAACACAATCGATAACAATACGCCGATTTATTTGGTTAATACGCAAGTTCCTAAAAATTGGAAAAACAGTGTAAATGCTGGGTTAGTTTCAGCTAGTAAACGATTTAAAAATGTTCATTTGATTGACTGGAATCAATATAGTAAAGACAGAACGGATTGGTTTTATAACGATGGCGTCCATCCGAATGAAGAGGGCGCGAAACATTATGCTCAATTGATTGCCAAAACAGTTTTAACTGAAGAAGTAAAAAAAGCACCCACAAAATAA
- a CDS encoding peptidylprolyl isomerase yields MKNKKLILGVILLIVALVMIVFGIKYMSDQNKDETASTNDESSLTSDSAETSESKEEKVDFSKLTLPQLSNVVAENETELEIVTSMGSIKVKLFPELAPKAVENFVKHSKDGYYNGTPFHRVINEFMIQGGDPQGNGTGGESIWGKPFGVEKTPELYHIRGALAMAKTNDPISIGSQFYIVQNDQDQSSQVSADDMPEKIVEAYKKGGTPFLDGQYTVFGQVIEGMDIVDKIAALPVGANDKPNEEVTVQQINVIKEAN; encoded by the coding sequence ATGAAAAACAAAAAATTAATTTTAGGCGTGATTTTGTTAATTGTTGCTCTTGTTATGATTGTCTTTGGCATAAAATATATGAGCGATCAAAATAAAGATGAAACAGCCTCAACAAACGATGAAAGCTCATTAACTTCTGATAGTGCTGAGACCAGTGAAAGTAAAGAAGAAAAAGTTGATTTTTCAAAATTAACACTTCCTCAACTTTCAAATGTAGTAGCGGAGAATGAAACAGAGTTAGAAATCGTGACTTCAATGGGTTCAATTAAAGTGAAATTATTCCCAGAACTAGCACCAAAAGCCGTAGAAAACTTTGTAAAACACAGTAAAGACGGTTATTACAACGGTACTCCTTTCCACCGTGTCATCAATGAATTTATGATTCAAGGGGGCGATCCGCAAGGCAATGGAACTGGTGGAGAAAGTATTTGGGGCAAACCTTTTGGTGTTGAAAAAACTCCTGAACTTTACCATATTCGTGGCGCTTTAGCGATGGCTAAAACGAATGACCCAATTTCAATTGGAAGTCAATTTTACATTGTTCAAAACGACCAAGATCAAAGCAGCCAAGTCAGCGCTGACGATATGCCAGAAAAAATAGTAGAAGCCTACAAAAAAGGTGGTACGCCGTTCCTAGATGGTCAATATACTGTTTTTGGTCAAGTAATTGAGGGAATGGACATTGTTGATAAAATTGCTGCGCTTCCTGTTGGAGCAAATGATAAACCAAATGAAGAAGTAACTGTTCAACAAATCAATGTTATTAAAGAGGCAAACTAA
- a CDS encoding ABC transporter ATP-binding protein — protein MTILKIEQLSKKLGNKQVLNKVSFEVPENTILGFIGENGAGKTTTMKLILGLLKVDSGKIFVCGEPVCYGQNDTNRLIGYLPDVPEFYGYMTSYEYLMFCGRISGLTNQDCQRKVAELLTLVGLKKNQTKINGFSRGMKQRLGVAQALINEPKLLICDEPTSALDPIGRKDILELFIKIKSHTSVVFSTHILSDVDSICDQVILLRDGEIQFSSEITEFKKQTAPKPIRITFSKIEDLKEVKRKMMQFDNSYKLDIEHLNLTIESSKNQELLQYLFSVFLETTIFPLKIEEKSQTLDQLFKKQVKEGVS, from the coding sequence ATGACTATTTTAAAAATTGAACAGTTATCAAAAAAATTAGGGAACAAACAAGTTCTTAACAAAGTATCTTTTGAAGTACCAGAAAATACAATTTTGGGCTTTATTGGAGAAAATGGGGCTGGGAAAACAACGACGATGAAATTGATTTTAGGTCTCTTAAAAGTAGATTCTGGCAAAATTTTTGTTTGTGGTGAACCAGTTTGTTATGGACAAAATGACACAAATCGTTTAATTGGATATCTACCAGATGTACCGGAGTTTTATGGTTATATGACTAGTTATGAGTATTTAATGTTTTGCGGTAGGATTTCAGGTTTAACAAATCAAGACTGTCAAAGAAAAGTGGCTGAATTGCTAACTTTAGTCGGATTAAAAAAAAATCAGACAAAAATCAATGGTTTTTCGCGAGGAATGAAGCAACGATTAGGAGTTGCTCAAGCATTAATCAATGAGCCTAAACTTTTAATTTGTGATGAACCAACATCTGCACTTGATCCAATCGGTAGAAAGGATATTCTTGAGCTTTTTATAAAAATAAAAAGCCACACATCTGTTGTTTTTTCCACGCATATTTTATCTGATGTAGATTCGATTTGTGATCAAGTTATTCTTCTTCGTGATGGTGAAATTCAATTTTCAAGTGAAATTACTGAATTTAAAAAACAAACAGCACCAAAGCCTATTCGTATTACCTTTAGTAAAATAGAAGATTTAAAGGAAGTAAAAAGAAAGATGATGCAGTTTGATAATAGTTATAAATTAGATATTGAACATTTAAATCTCACAATTGAAAGCTCTAAAAATCAAGAGTTACTTCAATATTTATTTAGTGTGTTCTTAGAGACAACAATTTTCCCATTAAAAATAGAAGAAAAAAGTCAAACTTTAGATCAATTGTTTAAAAAACAAGTTAAAGAAGGTGTATCATGA
- the rnz gene encoding ribonuclease Z, with translation MELLFLGTGAGVPAKHRNVTSIALKLLEERNQVWLVDCGEGTQQQILNTTLKPRKIDKIFITHLHGDHIFGLPGLLSSRSFQGGESPLTVYGPKGIKDYILTSLKISGTHLKYTLNFHEIYEEGVLFEDQQFKVSCLELDHGIQSFGYRFEEVDHKGMLQVEELKAIGVPFGPLYGRLKKGETITLENGQVIDGKKYVGKDQKGRIVAILGDTRKHPNSAILAKDADVLVHESTFDGEDRKMARNYFHSTTFDAAEIAKEANAKRLLLTHISARYLGKDVVELQKEAKTIFDNSYVVKDFDEIIIPLTRTDK, from the coding sequence ATGGAATTATTATTTTTAGGTACTGGTGCTGGTGTACCAGCAAAGCATCGCAATGTTACTAGCATTGCCTTAAAATTATTAGAAGAACGCAATCAAGTTTGGTTAGTTGATTGCGGCGAAGGCACGCAACAGCAAATATTAAATACTACTTTAAAACCACGAAAAATCGATAAAATTTTTATCACTCATTTACATGGCGATCACATTTTTGGATTGCCAGGTTTATTGAGCAGTCGTTCGTTTCAAGGTGGCGAAAGTCCATTAACCGTATATGGACCAAAAGGAATCAAAGATTACATTTTGACTAGTTTAAAAATTTCAGGAACTCATTTGAAATATACTTTAAATTTTCATGAAATCTACGAAGAAGGGGTTCTTTTTGAAGACCAGCAATTTAAAGTAAGTTGTTTAGAATTGGATCATGGTATCCAATCATTTGGTTACCGTTTTGAAGAAGTAGATCATAAAGGAATGCTCCAAGTAGAAGAATTAAAAGCAATCGGTGTGCCTTTTGGACCATTATATGGTAGATTAAAAAAAGGGGAAACAATTACTTTAGAGAACGGTCAAGTCATTGATGGGAAAAAGTATGTCGGTAAAGATCAAAAAGGAAGAATAGTTGCTATTCTAGGAGATACTAGAAAACATCCAAATAGTGCTATTTTAGCAAAAGATGCTGATGTGTTAGTACATGAAAGTACTTTTGATGGGGAAGACAGAAAAATGGCACGCAATTATTTTCATTCAACAACTTTTGACGCTGCAGAAATTGCTAAAGAAGCGAATGCTAAACGTTTATTACTAACTCATATTAGCGCTCGCTATCTAGGAAAAGACGTAGTAGAACTTCAAAAAGAAGCGAAGACGATTTTTGATAACAGCTATGTGGTGAAAGATTTTGATGAAATTATCATTCCGTTAACAAGAACGGATAAATAA
- a CDS encoding DeoR/GlpR family DNA-binding transcription regulator: MLTEERHALILKRLVDHGVIKSQDLMTELSCSESTIRRDLALLEETGELIRIHGGAKRNFHLDEEQDMNEKTFKNVQEKNLIAQLAASLVKEKDTIYIDAGSTTLAMIPFLTQKGITVVTNGVQHASLLADHKINTILIGGNLKNSTKAIVGSTSLAEIERYQFSKTFLGMNGVHPDFGFTTPDPEEAALKAAALKKGFDIYVLLDETKFDKVNFTKVAEIDQATIVTQKLDQQKYPTYFEKTTILEVRI, from the coding sequence ATGTTAACAGAAGAAAGACATGCCCTAATTTTAAAGCGCTTAGTTGATCATGGCGTCATCAAATCTCAAGATTTAATGACTGAACTAAGCTGTTCGGAGTCAACGATTCGACGTGACTTAGCGTTATTAGAAGAAACTGGAGAACTCATTCGTATCCACGGTGGCGCTAAACGAAATTTTCATTTAGATGAAGAACAAGACATGAACGAAAAAACGTTCAAAAACGTTCAAGAGAAAAATTTAATTGCTCAATTAGCGGCGAGTCTTGTCAAAGAAAAAGACACCATCTACATTGATGCTGGTTCCACTACTTTAGCCATGATTCCCTTTTTAACACAAAAAGGAATTACTGTTGTTACAAATGGTGTTCAACATGCCTCCCTTCTTGCCGATCATAAAATCAACACCATTCTAATTGGCGGAAATCTAAAAAACTCCACTAAAGCGATTGTCGGTTCAACAAGCTTAGCAGAAATTGAACGCTATCAATTTAGTAAAACATTCTTAGGAATGAATGGAGTTCATCCAGATTTTGGCTTTACTACTCCTGATCCAGAGGAAGCTGCGTTGAAAGCAGCAGCATTAAAAAAAGGGTTTGATATTTATGTATTACTTGATGAAACCAAATTTGATAAAGTCAATTTTACAAAGGTTGCTGAGATTGATCAAGCAACTATCGTGACGCAAAAACTGGATCAGCAGAAATACCCAACTTATTTTGAAAAAACAACTATTTTAGAGGTGAGAATATGA
- a CDS encoding Rrf2 family transcriptional regulator — MKLTKSLEQAICIITLLATQNNQIPVTSTVINHRLNGSPTYIKKLMRKLVVHQLVTSVSGNNGGFTLVNPPNEISILEIIEAVEGQINTYPNSGLIDVVFQDMQVEAHQGDQVLSAVFHQADTLWKEYLAKQTVADLLFQTLGREATPILNWNDLSQPHERLFKKILKSK, encoded by the coding sequence ATGAAATTAACCAAAAGCCTCGAACAAGCCATCTGTATTATTACATTATTGGCTACACAAAATAATCAAATCCCAGTCACTTCAACTGTAATCAATCATCGGTTAAATGGATCGCCAACATACATCAAAAAATTAATGCGAAAATTGGTGGTTCATCAGCTTGTCACTTCTGTTTCAGGCAATAACGGTGGATTCACTTTAGTGAATCCTCCAAACGAGATTTCAATTTTAGAAATTATTGAAGCCGTTGAAGGCCAAATTAATACGTATCCAAATTCTGGACTAATCGATGTTGTCTTTCAGGATATGCAAGTTGAAGCTCATCAAGGCGATCAAGTTTTAAGTGCTGTTTTTCATCAAGCAGATACGTTATGGAAAGAGTATTTAGCAAAACAGACGGTGGCCGATTTATTATTCCAAACTCTCGGTCGTGAAGCAACACCAATTCTGAACTGGAATGATTTAAGCCAACCTCACGAACGTTTATTTAAAAAAATATTGAAATCAAAATAA
- a CDS encoding GNAT family N-acetyltransferase, with product MDYRKATKEDYPLILKIWEQSVIATHPFLSIKDREAIKLEIPNYFPHLAIQIWFVNHAVVGFSALQEDYLEMLFLDGHSIGKGYGKQILNQLIKDFSIKKVDVNEQNHNAKKFYLKNGFIQVGRDAVDSEGRAYPILHLKLA from the coding sequence ATGGATTATAGAAAAGCCACAAAAGAAGATTATCCGTTGATTTTAAAAATATGGGAGCAATCTGTAATAGCGACCCATCCTTTTTTATCAATTAAAGATCGCGAAGCGATTAAATTAGAAATCCCAAATTATTTCCCACATTTAGCCATTCAAATTTGGTTTGTAAATCATGCAGTTGTTGGTTTTTCAGCGCTTCAAGAAGACTATTTAGAGATGCTTTTCTTAGATGGACATTCTATCGGTAAAGGCTATGGAAAACAAATTTTAAACCAACTAATTAAAGACTTTTCAATAAAAAAAGTAGACGTCAATGAACAGAATCACAATGCAAAAAAATTCTACTTAAAAAATGGGTTTATTCAAGTTGGCCGAGATGCTGTTGACAGTGAAGGTAGAGCTTATCCAATTCTCCATTTAAAGTTAGCTTAA
- the obgE gene encoding GTPase ObgE, translating into MSMFLDQVTISVKAGAGGNGMVAFRREKYVPDGGPAGGDGGNGGNIIFVVDEGLRTLMDFRFTRRFKAEDGEKGMSKGMHGRGAGDTYIKVPQGTTVKDMDSGLVLGDLVLDGQELVVAKGGRGGRGNIRFASARNPAPEIAENGEPGQERHIELELKVLADVGLVGFPSVGKSTILSIVSKARPKIGAYHFTTLVPNLGMVQAEDGRSFVMADLPGLIEGASQGIGLGTQFLRHIERTRVILHVIDMSGSEGRDPYEDYVAINKELETYNLRLMERPQLIVANKMDMPESEENLKKFKEQLKALKKDEFEDDIPVFPISAISHKGTNNLLSATADVLEVTPEFPLYELVDEDETVMYKHTPEEKGYEISRDSDAAWVLSGEKLEKLFKMTNFETDESVMRFARQLRAMGIDEEMREMGAKDGDLVRIMKYEFEFVE; encoded by the coding sequence ATGTCAATGTTTTTAGATCAAGTGACAATTAGTGTTAAAGCAGGTGCAGGTGGAAATGGGATGGTTGCTTTCCGTCGCGAAAAATATGTACCAGATGGTGGACCAGCCGGTGGAGATGGCGGAAATGGTGGAAACATTATTTTTGTAGTCGATGAAGGTTTGAGAACGTTAATGGACTTCCGTTTTACACGTCGTTTTAAAGCGGAAGATGGCGAAAAAGGAATGAGCAAAGGAATGCACGGTCGTGGCGCTGGGGATACGTATATTAAAGTTCCACAAGGTACGACAGTGAAGGATATGGATTCTGGTTTAGTACTAGGTGACTTAGTTCTTGATGGTCAAGAATTAGTTGTGGCAAAAGGTGGACGTGGTGGACGTGGCAATATTCGTTTTGCTTCTGCTAGAAACCCTGCTCCAGAAATCGCTGAAAATGGTGAACCAGGACAAGAACGTCATATTGAGCTTGAATTAAAAGTATTAGCTGACGTTGGACTTGTTGGATTCCCATCTGTTGGAAAATCAACTATTTTATCAATCGTTTCAAAAGCGCGCCCAAAAATCGGTGCGTATCATTTTACAACATTAGTTCCTAACTTAGGAATGGTGCAAGCAGAAGATGGACGTAGCTTTGTTATGGCCGATTTACCAGGATTGATTGAAGGAGCTTCGCAAGGAATTGGTTTAGGAACACAATTCTTACGTCATATTGAACGTACTCGTGTCATTTTACATGTTATCGATATGAGCGGGAGCGAGGGACGTGATCCGTATGAAGATTACGTTGCCATCAATAAAGAATTAGAAACGTACAACTTACGTTTGATGGAACGCCCACAATTAATTGTAGCTAATAAAATGGACATGCCAGAATCTGAAGAAAACTTGAAGAAATTCAAGGAACAACTAAAAGCTCTTAAAAAAGATGAGTTTGAAGATGATATTCCTGTTTTCCCAATTTCAGCAATTAGTCATAAAGGAACAAACAACCTACTAAGTGCGACAGCAGATGTCCTTGAAGTAACGCCTGAGTTTCCACTTTATGAATTGGTGGATGAGGACGAAACGGTTATGTACAAACATACACCAGAAGAAAAAGGCTATGAAATTTCTCGTGATAGTGACGCAGCTTGGGTTCTTAGTGGCGAAAAACTTGAGAAATTATTCAAGATGACGAACTTTGAAACCGATGAAAGTGTCATGCGTTTTGCAAGACAATTACGTGCGATGGGAATCGATGAAGAAATGCGTGAAATGGGCGCCAAAGATGGCGATCTTGTCCGCATTATGAAATATGAATTTGAGTTTGTGGAATAA